The Gossypium hirsutum isolate 1008001.06 chromosome D03, Gossypium_hirsutum_v2.1, whole genome shotgun sequence genomic interval CTtgtggttttatttaatttttttattcgtaAGCATTGGGAAATAGACTTTTCCAATGATGGAACTTTCTGTCTAAATGTTGgacataaattttataaatttggacAGCCTCAACTAAaacttatatttaaataaatattttttaaaattttatattattttaaaaataggaaACAACCCTTAGGGTTCGGGCCAATCCACAGTTTTCTCTTCATAATCAACTTTTGagaggaaataaaaaaatataatgctAAATTTAGCTAATATTTAtctcatttattattttagttttaattttaatttttttttcagtgaaaattttaatgataCAAACAtagtaaaatttcaaaacaaaattaaaaaaattatattttaaaaaaatttatctataTTTAATAATGAAGGACACATAAACTACTATGTTATACTAATTAAATGttaacaatttaatctattttctgcccaaaacaaagtcatttaagtaaattttgaagttaaaaaatgattcaaaagaagATTAGAGTTAAAATGTGGCAAATTGGTGATTATCCCAATAGAAAAACCTTAAATCAGGATCCAATTCATGACACTAGAGAAGGACGTGTCAACTGTTTAACAGCTGACAAAAAAATGTAACAGGATGAGCACTAAACTTTCTTTATTCCTTTAAACgtactctttttttctttccctatTCTTTTGGTAGgaaagattaaaaaagaaaaaactggGTTTGTAGTTTCTTCATAAAGATAGGTATTGAATTATTAAATCATGGTTTTGTAGTTGAATTTGGTGTATTGGGCAATTTGGTAGAACCCAACAGAAGAAtgttttttcccctttttttgaGAATTAAGGATGAAATATAGGATCATCAGACACCTCtgaaatcaacaaaaaaaaaaaagttggaacTTGTGTAAAAATCTCATCTTTGTGCAATATTGGATAGAAGAAAAGGGAGGaaaaatgggaaagaaaaggTCTTTGAAGAGCAAAGCTGTGCACTTTGTAACTGATCTTACCACCGGACTTCTTAACCCCATCTCTGATAAATCATCTAAGCCTCCTGTAAGTGCCTCTCTCCCTTCGCTTTATCTCTATATATCTTGTACAGGcttccccccttttttttttggttgttgtatgaatgtttatgatgATGATGGTGTTGACATGCTCTATTGTTTGGTCAACACCCTGGATAAAGGGGCTTTTCTTATAGTTGTTTTGATTGCTTTGAATGTTCATGCTGTAAGGTATTTGATtgagtttcttaaggtctcaTCTTTTTCTGGTATTAGAATTTATTAGATTGCTTGTTAAAATTCTTTGTCTGAACTTTAGATTGTAGGCTTGGTGTTGTGAATTTGTAATTTTGAACCTTTTCTGCAATGAAAAGAACATGGTTACCAATCCCAACCTATGTTGAAAGCCTGCAATCAGTGTTTCAAGTTTTTAACTCTATATGTTTTTCTATTTATGGTAGGAAACTTTGAGTGAGCCAAAAATAAGTCAAGTAGAGTCAATTAACAAAGAGGATGATAGGGGGGATCTTGTTGATGGCCCCGATACGTCTTCCTTTACCGCATTCCTCTATTCGTTATTGTCTTCTTCGGAATCAGGTCACAATGTGAACCTTGATGAGGAAGATGATAGAGAGGAACCTGGTGATGGATCCGACACAAAAACGAAAGAGAATGGTGTAAGGAAAAGCTTACTTTCTAAAGGTAAGCAATCACTTAGAGCTCTTTATCAAGCTACTAGGATAATTGGATACCGAAATCAAGACAACAAGGGCGATTCTGCCAAGAaaagtgatgatgatgatgatgatgatgatgatgatgatgatgataaggGTGGTACTAAATTCGACGGACTTGAGATGAGACATATGCAAAATGTCGAGGAACCTTTGGATTCTGAAGATCTTCCAGAAACTTCTGAACCATCATTGCTTCTTACGGAGAAAACAAGAAATGCCCTTTATGGATCACTTCCGGCCCTTGTTCAAGGGAGAAAGTGGTTATTGCTCTACAGGTGAAATTTCATTGCTTTTCAGTTCAGTGGACCGAATTTGGTCTTTCTTAGGATGTATAGTTTCATGTATTTCAAGAAACAGTTTATTGTCCGTTCCTTGATAAATCTCTGCCGGCCTTTGCAGTACATGGAGGCACGGTATATCACTGTCAACATTGTATAGAAGAAGCGTGCTCTGGCCCGGCCTCAGTTTACTGGTAATGTTTAACTTTATAGCATTATTGTTCTTGTTGATGATGCATGTTGTTCCGGTTAGATCAATGGGCTGATGCCATTTATTTTCTTGCAGGTTGTTGGAGACCGTAAAGGTGCAGTGTTTGGTGGCCTGGTTGAGGCGCCCCTAAAACCGACTAATAAGAAATATCAGGTGATGCTGAAAAGAAAACACTTATTGTCTCCAGCTAGTATTTCTTATAAGTAGTTTGTTGAAGTTGAATTTACATTTTGAACAGGGAACAAATAATACCTTCGTTTTCACAAATGGACCTGGTGGCCCGGTTGTATACCGTCCAACAGGTATTCCCATCTTTGTATATCATTTTGAAATTGTTACTATCGCACGAAGATCATGTGTATGTGTGTGTCTGTGTTGGAATGTAGTATACTGACAGCTGAAAAATGACATGGAACTCGAGCATGCTGACCTAATTGCTGGTATTTAGAACAGTTTCTCTCTGAGTAAACTTGGTAGATCTAATTGTGAACATTGAACAGGTGCGAATCGATATTTCACTCTCTGTTCCACAGAATTTCTAGCAATAGGTGGTGGCGGCCATTTTGCGCTTTATCTAGATGGTGAACTGTGAGTTATCTGTCCCCTTGGgttcttttatataaaatgtgATGCTGATAAACTAGTCAATGAAACACTGCGTTCTGATAGattaagatattttttttatgtaattagtTTGAATGGATCTAGCTCGTTCTCCGAAACCTACAGAAATCCCTGTCTTGCGTCCAGTAAAGACTTTGAAGTAAAGGAGGTTGAGGTATGCACGACGTACTTCCGTCTCTCTCTCTTGCTCTGTTCCGCACCAATGTCACTGTTCCATTTGCTATGTGTATTCGTATTTGACTTCTTTGTAATTCATTCATTTGTATCGTAGTTGTGGGGCTTCGTACACGGATCAAAATACGAGGAAATACTTGCTTCAAGCAGAATAGAGATGCCTGGAATTTGCCGCTGGTAAAAAACTTCACACCGGCTGCTGGTTCTCATGACGGTTTTTGTTCGGTACGATCTTCTTTTGCTGTTTGCCGACTCAATTAACGACCCGAAAGcgaatatttcattcaattgtaCATGTCATCATACATACTTGCCCACCCTTGTACATACAAGTGCTTATGCATATACTtcgtaattttttcttttttgttcacaAGCTAAATGTTACTTGCAATATATGGACTATAGGCATTATATTTCGAGATATACGAGCATTAGAATGTTTTAACTTCACAAGTGAGGTTAAAAGAAACTTTTCGAtgtccctttttttatttattccatTTATGAGTTGATTGTAGAACAAATTTTTAGTCGTTATCTTTTCCGATTTAGAGAGTGATAATCACATGATAATGCACTTTGATTCCAtaggttatattaaaatttaattttcataatcatttgCATACAAGCATTCTTCAATGagtatgatttataaatttatccACTCAGTTTCCCACAACAAAGATAGATAGAAGAATTCATGGGTCAAGTCGGCTTTAGGCTAGCGCATAAATGATATTTATTAGCCTGTGTAGTTAAATAATCTCAGcctaaaatatgttttaaattttgcTAAAGTTCATCGTATTTGTAAATGGTTAACATAAACTTATTTAAATctgtttatatgtttttttagttttatttttaaaaatttttttattcaaatgaaCATATTTTTAGTACTTACCATATAACACTGTATATTGAACTTTTAtactatataaaataataaaatacataatgcataaaaaaaataaaaataattataaatttgaaaaaggGGCAGAGGTTTGAATATTAAAAATCGAATCTAACTCGTATTTCAAAcacgagtttaattttttttgtctaaactcatttttttctaatatttttactcaaattttatcAATAACGAACGTTCGGGCTTGTGTTTGTAACCAAGAAGAGCTCAAATACGTGTGTTAGCACCAATATAATGGCCAGTGCTTACCAATTCACAAGCTGAAGTTTTCTCAATGGCCCGttaatatttaacataatttctagatTAGCCCAAGATAAAGCTGCTAGATAAAAATGAAGAATAGAACTTCTAGCCATAATTTACGGAgttttcttaaatttaaaatttaaaatttaacttttgtatttttatttttagaaatttagtttttttacttttttagatttcaaaatgatGTTCTAATGAAggtgaatttaacaaaataatttctagaaattaaaatacagagattaaattccaaatttatgaaAACTAGAAGGACTAGTGACAGATTTTAACCAAAAATGAAAGTAGAGTAAGCACTGGCACTGGTTTCTTTCTGCAGAAACCTTACAAAAACCCACTTCAGTTACCATTCTCTCTCTGAGCTCCACCAGGGAAAAGAAAAGAACCCAGGGTTGCCTGAAGAAGGGAAAGGTAGAAAATGGGTAGTAGATTAGGAAGACGAGTTGTAAACTTGGCGAGCCTTGCAATCAAGCTATTGATGCCAAACACTTTGGCCAACATGAAAGAAATAGCTCTCATAACCATCCCATCGGCATCCAAGATAGAGATTAAACGCCTCCTCCAGTCCCTCTACGGTATCGATGTCGGCAAAGTCCCTACTCTCAACATGGTTGGTAGGTTCTTAATAAGAGTTTTAATGGGAGGTGTCCATGATTAAGTTCCTTTTTGTATTTCATTGAAGTATTatggtttttcttctttttaattgATAGAGCATAACCAGTATTGTGGTTTTTGCAAAAGGGTTGAGTGTTATTGAATTGATGAACTTGCTTTGGAGTTTGGCATGATTGTTGATCAAATTTCTATGAATGGTCCGATGCCTTGTTGAGAAATCCAATGCCTTTAAGTATGTTTGCTTTGGATTAATAAAAGCTGAACAATGCCTTTATGAATATTTGCTTTGGTCTAATAACAGATTATCCATTAAGATTTACATGACTGAGATCACAGTTCCTTTTCCATTATGAACATGTTCCTTGCATCCTTCATTTAGAAGAAAGAGATGCAGTGATACTTTAAGATAAGGTATTTATGATGATAACATGCATTGTAACCTTGTGTAATAAGCTAGTCAAAGATGGAAAAATAAGCAAATAATGTTGTTGAGGCTATTGCTTGGTTTGAGCTGCTTGAGCATTTGCATCATAAGATGCTTACTGTGAATGAGCTTACGACACCGATCGCCTGCGTCTAAAGCTGAGTCTAAAACCAGGTTTATTTTGCCTTTGCTGTCCATCTCCATTGTCATCACTTTCTGCCACCACATGTAAAGAGTTCTTAATCTTCCTCCAGTTCAAAATCCAAGGTGATGCATTCTTGTGCTTGCTTGTTATCTTCTCATACTCTTgctgaaggtcagagtagtcatttTGTAGTTCTGCCATCTTTGTCTTCACATTCTCGAGTTCTGATTTGAGGTTCTTTATCTCTGTGTTTGTGGATGGTCGGGGTTCCTCTTGTTCAGAATTATCAGCTATTATTGATGATTCCTTACCTTGCATTGCCATCCTCATCTTTGCTTGCTCTGAAAATAAAACCTGCATGTATTAAGTACATGGACCTTGTTAGCTTTCCCTAGTGAGCTTATCTACTATCAGAGAGTCAGAATATCAATAGCTTTCCCTTGACTGCACCTTCTCTTCATTCTGATGgcattttatttcaatattatattattagatgCATGTAATCAAGATAAGTTCTTTGGATTCACTAGGTAGTTTAAAGCTTGGAAACATCTAAACATTACCTTCTGGTGTCCATAATTGTCCTTTTGACCCTGTTTTTCCTTCTTCTCcaatgaatatattttatttttctggtTTTAAGTGATCTGTGATTGATTTATCTATTAGTTTTTGCTCATATAGTTTACTTGAACTTTTCCTGCTATGAATGTGCACTGTATCGGATTGTCTCCAGGTGTTTTCACTAGATGATATGCTTATCAATGAAAAGTAGTTATATAGATGTTTGCCTAATGCTGACAACCTCTGTCTATACTATACTTTTCTGCTTAATGCCACAATCTTGTTTTGCTTTAGAATCATGAATTGGTAGTTTTGTGTAATTAAGAATTGGCTCATTGAGCTTGACAGCTGATACAGTACAAACTGTCATGGGAAATACTGATGcaattaaagattttaaatatgAAGTTCTGAATTAAGTTACCTGGACAACAATTCTTAGGGGCAGCCGATCATTTTGTGcagcatgcatgcatgcatcaaATGATAGTTTTTCACAGTTCATTATTTTGCACAATCTTCTGCGGTCATGCTCAGATAATGAAGGATGAGTCTGAAAAGGATATCGAGTTTAAATATTAAGATCAAATGTCAACAAGTGATATAAAAGGAATAAGAGGCTTAGCAAGTAACCTTTAGATAGATATCAATGGCTCTATAGAGACCGTCATCACATGATCGAGCATTTTCTGGCAAGGATTCAGCAAGAGCTTGAAATTTTGTGATGGAAAGGTTTGGATCCCTTGCTATTTCAGCCAAGTAATTGTCCAATAGCTTACTAACAGTTGTTTTCCCTATCTTTTGTTGCTGTTGTTCATGCATCAGGAAATAGTCCAAAATCCTTTGCACCACATCTATGTTGTGCATCGTTCGCTGCTCAGGTGAACTGTTGAAGAAGGTATATATGAGTTGGAGTATAAAGCAGTCTTATTGCATGGTTATGAAAGGAATTCTCCTCTGGAGAGTTTCATTAGCTTGCTAAATTGTATAATCTATGAATGAGGTAGATGGTAGAATACTCACTTTAGCATTAGTCCTTGATCTTCATCCTTATAATTAGGAATCAGTAGATCGTTTGCATTGGCATCTTCCAGCATCAATCCGATTCTCTTTTCTAGATCTGTTATAAGAGCTGGAGATGCTGAATACACCATGGCTGTTTTTAACATCTGCAACAAGAACTTACATGAAACAGCTCCATTTTGAGAAGGAAGCATGCTTACTAGGCTTTCGATaatcgttctttgttccttgttTTGTCCTGCACTCTCTTCTTCATTCCTTCTCAAAACACTGAATTGCAACTCACTCTTTCCAAATCCATATCCTCTCAGTCCTTCCAGTCCCTCATCCATGTCTGGCAGCCACTTACCTGCATAATGCATTATGCATTTCCCTATGATCTCTGCTTTTGTTCCTTTTGCATTAATTGCTGTTGTAATCCTCATGAAATGATCAATGCGAAGGGTAGCCACGTCGTCAAGCCACCAGCTTTCTTCACTAACTATTTCTCCAGTTGATGAATTCTCTCTTGAGGCCTTATAAGCTATTGAGTCGCAACATCTTCTGACAATCTGAAGGTTTTCTGCCCATGGAGACAGGGTTTCACAAGATTTGAGGACTGTAATAGTGTCTTTCCAGGAAGCCAGGACTACAAACGTTAGAAAAGCTTCTGCCTTGGTTATGAGATTTCCATCTTCAAATTCTTCTGTCATCTCTAGATATTCAGATGCACATCTAAGTGCTGCTATATTATTCGGGTTCAAGTCTGCTGGGAGACCGTAACAAAATTGTAGAATCATCTCGAGTATCTGGTCCACCTGGAAATTTCTCAAGCTTGAGATCATGCCTGAATTTTGAGATTGAAGGCTGAAGTTCCAGCTGTCTGATCTAGCCACATTTTGATACCAAGGGATACTGTTTCAGGAGAAACACATGAGAGCTATTAGTTAGATACCATGGTTGGTTTTCTatctttttattcattaattttcaaGTTGGTAAGATTTTTATGTTAATTGATATGAGTACATCGAAAGAGTAACTGGTTTCTTTCATCTTCCAACTTGGTCAGAGAATATTCAGAGTTTTGTTCTCTAGGAAAAAGTTTGAATCGTAGAAATCTGAAATTGTGATTAATCAGGGTTGAAagacaaattttttattttccaatgttctatactgtgtgtatacatatatatatatcacatcatATCACAAGGGACTTGGAATGTCCTACAGTTGCCTTACTCTATGTTTTATCTATTTGTTCTTATTTAATGTTCTTGATTATTGCAGTTTAGTTTCGCTAAAGAAGGGTTCGAGTAAAGAAggaaaacaataaaaagaaagggTCCTAACTCCTAATGATTATGCACGTCACTCGGATGCCACACAAGATCATTTTTATGTTTGCAGGTTACCTTGTGAACATTAAAGATGACATCCTGAACTTGGATTGCTAAATCTGTAGGGATTTGAGTTGTGGCAAACCTGCATTCGCTCAAAAAAGAAACGAACCGCGTGAGCTACGGAGATAATATACTCTGTATGCATCTAAACGTTTTTATTGATTACACAGCAATTATTAGTTGGAAATTATAGTGTTCTGGAATGAAGTTTTGAGAGCTTGAATAGCAAggaatacatgtttttttttaccaTGAGAGTTCTTTCCTTTCAAAGCTATCAGCTGCAAGGATGAGCTTATTTGGAACGACGATGCTTTGGTCATAGGGTTGATGATCGGTGCCATCGGCGTCACTTCCAACAGGACTTTGAGGGTGAGGCATTTGAAGAGATTTCATGGTAATGTGCTCTTCCTGCAATAGTAATAATTGGCTTGTTGAGTAACTTGGTACTGTATAAATGGATGAAGAACACATGAAACAAAAGTAGGGTGCAGTTTGAGTAAATGTGAGGAGCAAGTCTGTGGCTAGAAGGGACATGTAAGGTCAATTTGGTTGGTGGTGGGCTCTGCTCATTTCactggttttttttaaaataagtataGGAACTGTTGTAAGGAAAAAGATGGAGATGGATCAAGGTTTGATGTATTATAATTGAAGGGAATGTTATGATTTGTCAATTTTTGAACCACATTTATGCTTTAGGTCGTATTATTAAACGGTGATTGTGTGGCTGACTGGACACAGACACACTGTTGTCCCACATTTATTATACTAGTTTCAGTCCATATCCTCCATCATGCAATGATATCGGTGAATGTACTATTTTAGGGTTGATATTAATATGTTGTCTTGAGtttattgatgtttttaaatgttttcatatatatataaaaatgattattatatctatcgttttatttttagtttcttgataaattatatatatttaaatatttttcaaatatatttatagtctaatgttttaattttttatttttttataaaaataaattatatatcatATACACACGCAAgcattcatataaataacaatttaatttaatagtttttaatttttaatataatcatagaaaaattaaaatgactaagataaaaaaaatcaaaaattaatttagaatatTAACATTTGGTGCTAATCGGTATAAATCGATATTGATTAAAATGGGTCGAAATACATTGAATAATCAGAAGGCAccgaaattttaactaaaataaaacataGATTACTTGATATTGATTTAGGACTGAAGCAGTATGGTACCGATTATCATAGTCAAATCTGCTTCAAAATATGGTAAATCTTTCCAATGTTCCTAATTTctgatgttaaaattttatttatgtatatgctgatttaaaaagaaaatcaaatattcattatttatagtAAGAGATTACATTATGGTTTTTGCTTGGTTTTTAGGCtgctcatttttttttctcatttgggTTTTTTGTTGGAAAGCAAATGAGTTCCAAAGAagccatttatttaatttaaaaattagataatATTTCTTATATACTCTGATCCTAGAAAaggatataatattttaatttcaccatttatttaaatatttaaatggaTACTAATATAAgaatgaataataatattttaatttagccaATAACCTTTTAATTTAgtggtaaaaatatttatattgttaGATGAACCCGtttatcaaaaaataataaaaagtggaacatttaataaattcaatGATCCAGTATGATTACTATATTACTTagatttataattttaacatttgtgTATTTTCACAATTATGTTAATGTTTAATCAAATCATGACATTTGTATGTTATATATggtataaatataattagattttttttgagaatagtttttcttttaccttttatattattagaatcttAAATTTTGTATTAACCCGTAAAAAAATGTATTAACCTATTTGGGGAACAAtaattttttcatataaaattgaGCTCGGGGTGCAGCAAGATGAGCATAGTACATAGGGGAACTGCACACATTTATTAATTTCAAGGTTGTTAATCACTAAAAGATACACCCAAAAAAAaagggaaggagttgaaaattggTTACAAAAATCAAACATGCATTTCTATTTGGATGACTAGAACTTACCGATCAACACTGAACGGGTGTACCTTGCATATCTGCAAAAGATTAAAAGGTACACCTGTTCAGTGTCGatcggtaataacatctagaCTTAACAGAGGAATTCTTCAAGATGCATAAGTTCTCAT includes:
- the LOC107950462 gene encoding oxidation resistance protein 1, which gives rise to MGKKRSLKSKAVHFVTDLTTGLLNPISDKSSKPPETLSEPKISQVESINKEDDRGDLVDGPDTSSFTAFLYSLLSSSESGHNVNLDEEDDREEPGDGSDTKTKENGVRKSLLSKGKQSLRALYQATRIIGYRNQDNKGDSAKKSDDDDDDDDDDDDDKGGTKFDGLEMRHMQNVEEPLDSEDLPETSEPSLLLTEKTRNALYGSLPALVQGRKWLLLYSTWRHGISLSTLYRRSVLWPGLSLLVVGDRKGAVFGGLVEAPLKPTNKKYQGTNNTFVFTNGPGGPVVYRPTGANRYFTLCSTEFLAIGGGGHFALYLDGELLNGSSSFSETYRNPCLASSKDFEVKEVELWGFVHGSKYEEILASSRIEMPGICRW
- the LOC107950461 gene encoding LOW QUALITY PROTEIN: BTB/POZ domain-containing protein DOT3 (The sequence of the model RefSeq protein was modified relative to this genomic sequence to represent the inferred CDS: inserted 2 bases in 1 codon; substituted 1 base at 1 genomic stop codon), producing the protein MSLLATDLLLTFTQTAPYFCFMCSSSIYTVPSYSTSQLLLLQEEHITMKSLQMPHPQSPVGSDADGTDHQPYDQSIVVPNKLILAADSFERKELSWFATTQIPTDLAIQVQDVIFNVHKYPLVSKCGXIRQLELQPSISKFRHDLKLEKFPGGPDTXEMILQFCYGLPADLNPNNIAALRCASEYLEMTEEFEDGNLITKAEAFLTFVVLASWKDTITVLKSCETLSPWAENLQIVRRCCDSIAYKASRENSSTGEIVSEESWWLDDVATLRIDHFMRITTAINAKGTKAEIIGKCIMHYAGKWLPDMDEGLEGLRGYGFGKSELQFSVLRRNEEESAGQNKEQRTIIESLVSMLPSQNGAVSCKFLLQMLKTAMVYSASPALITDLEKRIGLMLEDANANDLLIPNYKDEDQGLMLNSPEQRTMHNIDVVQRILDYFLMHEQQQQKIGKTTVSKLLDNYLAEIARDPNLSITKFQALAESLPENARSCDDGLYRAIDIYLKTHPSLSEHDRRRLCKIMNCEKLSFDACMHAAQNDRLPLRIVVQVLFSEQAKMRMAMQGKESSIIADNSEQEEPRPSTNTEIKNLKSELENVKTKMAELQNDYSDLQQEYEKITSKHKNASPWILNWRKIKNSLHVVAESDDNGDGQQRQNKPGFRLSFRRRRSVS